A stretch of Pseudomonas taetrolens DNA encodes these proteins:
- the metR gene encoding transcriptional regulator MetR produces the protein MLEIRHLKTLHALRESDSLVEAAERLHLTQSALSHQFKELEERMGMPLFVRKTKPVRFTSGGLRLLQLADAMLPLLRGAERDIARLVGGTAGRLHMAIECHSCFQWLMPTIDQFRDAWPEVELDLASGFAFAPLPALARGDLDLVVTSDPQEIAGLTYVPLFTYEAMLAVANQHPLASKPFIVPEDLSTEILITYPVERDRLDIFTRFLEPADIEPAQVRTSELTVMMMQLVASGRGVCGMPHWALHEYSSRGYVRAKRLGEKGLFATLYAAVRADMLDAPYMRDFLLTAKDTSFSTLDGVSAVR, from the coding sequence GTGCTGGAAATTCGTCACCTCAAAACCCTGCACGCATTACGCGAATCCGACAGCCTGGTCGAAGCCGCTGAACGCCTTCACCTGACCCAATCAGCGCTGTCGCATCAGTTCAAAGAGCTGGAAGAGCGTATGGGCATGCCGCTGTTTGTCCGCAAAACCAAGCCCGTACGCTTCACCAGTGGCGGATTGCGCCTGTTGCAACTGGCCGATGCCATGCTGCCACTGCTGCGTGGTGCCGAGCGCGACATCGCACGTCTGGTTGGCGGTACGGCCGGGCGCCTGCACATGGCCATTGAATGCCACAGCTGTTTCCAATGGCTGATGCCGACGATCGACCAGTTCCGCGATGCCTGGCCTGAGGTCGAACTGGACCTGGCGTCGGGTTTCGCCTTCGCCCCGCTCCCGGCATTGGCGCGGGGCGATCTGGACTTGGTGGTCACTTCTGACCCGCAAGAAATTGCCGGGCTGACGTATGTGCCGCTGTTTACCTATGAAGCCATGCTGGCAGTGGCCAACCAGCATCCACTGGCCAGCAAGCCGTTTATCGTGCCCGAAGACCTCAGCACCGAAATTCTCATCACCTATCCGGTAGAACGCGATCGGCTCGACATTTTCACCCGTTTCCTGGAGCCCGCCGACATTGAGCCGGCACAAGTCAGAACCTCAGAATTGACGGTGATGATGATGCAACTCGTGGCCAGCGGCCGTGGCGTATGCGGGATGCCGCATTGGGCCCTGCATGAATACAGCTCACGGGGTTATGTGAGAGCCAAGCGCCTCGGCGAAAAAGGCCTGTTCGCTACCCTGTACGCCGCTGTACGGGCCGACATGCTGGACGCGCCGTACATGCGCGACTTCTTGCTGACAGCAAAAGATACGTCGTTCTCGACGCTGGATGGTGTAAGTGCGGTGCGTTAA
- the metE gene encoding 5-methyltetrahydropteroyltriglutamate--homocysteine S-methyltransferase — protein sequence MALAHNLGFPRIGADRELKKALEAYWKGDIDQAALQNAGRELRAANWQMQKDAGIDLLPVGDFAWYDQVLAHSLTFGVIPERFASTLDAQRRPTLDTLFGMARGASQRCCGAEHTAQHAQELTKWFDTNYHYLVPEFSADQRFELSWFELFEEVAEARALGHTIKPVIIGPLTYLWLGKAKGNAFDKLELLEDLLPVYGDILSRLAEQGVEWVQIDEPILSLDLPQVWKNAFERAYHILQYSPLKKLVATYFSGLEDNLGLAVGLPVEGLHVDLVRAPDQLHGILDRLPTYKVLSLGLVNGRNVWRCDLENALAQLQEAEERFGDNLWVAGSCSLLHSPVDLERETGLDPELKSWLAFARQKCSEIAVLRDALNIPQAPTVQQALAESQAVQQSREGSTRIHKPAVQTRIDAITKADSQRQSPFAARIEVQRERLNLPAFPTTTIGSFPQTASIRLARQSWKQGKLSVNDYTDAMHSEIRQAVQIQERLGLDVLVHGEAERNDMVEYFAEQLEGYVFTQYGWVQSYGSRCVKPAIIFGDVSRPKAMTVEWIKYAQGLTDKVMKGMLTGPVTMLMWSFPREDVSRKVQAQQLALAIRDEVLDLEKAGIKIVQIDEAAFREGLPLRRAQWQDYLDWAVEAFRLCASGVADETQIHTHMCYSEFNDVIQSIAEMDADVITIETSRSDMELLKAFEAFDYPNDIGPGVYDIHSPRVPDTDEMVKLLSKAAQHISSERLWVNPDCGLKTRAWAETEAALINMVAAARQLRTQAA from the coding sequence ATGGCCCTGGCCCACAATCTTGGTTTTCCACGTATCGGTGCTGATCGTGAACTGAAAAAAGCACTCGAAGCCTACTGGAAAGGTGATATCGACCAAGCCGCTCTGCAAAATGCAGGACGCGAACTGCGGGCCGCAAACTGGCAGATGCAAAAGGACGCCGGTATCGATTTGCTGCCGGTGGGTGACTTTGCCTGGTACGACCAGGTCCTGGCGCACTCACTTACATTCGGTGTGATCCCTGAGCGCTTTGCCAGCACCCTTGACGCTCAGCGTCGTCCAACCCTGGATACCTTGTTCGGTATGGCCCGTGGCGCGAGTCAGCGCTGTTGCGGTGCTGAGCACACCGCTCAACACGCCCAGGAACTGACCAAGTGGTTCGACACCAATTACCACTACCTTGTCCCGGAGTTCAGTGCCGACCAGCGTTTTGAGTTGAGCTGGTTCGAATTGTTCGAGGAAGTCGCTGAGGCCCGTGCATTGGGTCATACCATCAAACCGGTAATCATCGGCCCGCTGACGTACTTGTGGCTGGGCAAGGCCAAGGGCAACGCGTTCGACAAGCTTGAGCTGCTGGAAGATTTGCTGCCAGTGTACGGCGACATCCTGTCCCGATTGGCCGAGCAGGGCGTGGAATGGGTACAGATCGACGAGCCGATATTGTCGCTGGATTTGCCACAAGTCTGGAAAAACGCGTTCGAACGCGCTTATCACATCCTTCAGTATTCGCCGTTGAAAAAGTTGGTAGCGACGTACTTCAGTGGTCTGGAAGATAACCTCGGCCTGGCTGTTGGCTTGCCGGTGGAAGGCTTGCACGTTGATCTGGTGCGCGCTCCGGATCAGTTGCACGGGATTCTGGATCGACTGCCGACTTATAAAGTCCTGTCGCTGGGTCTGGTCAATGGTCGCAACGTATGGCGCTGCGATCTGGAAAACGCGCTGGCGCAATTGCAAGAAGCCGAGGAGCGTTTTGGCGATAACCTGTGGGTGGCCGGTTCGTGCTCGCTGCTGCACAGCCCGGTCGATCTGGAGCGTGAAACCGGGCTGGACCCCGAGCTTAAAAGCTGGCTGGCCTTTGCCCGGCAAAAATGCAGTGAAATTGCAGTCTTGCGTGATGCGCTGAACATTCCGCAGGCGCCCACGGTGCAACAGGCCCTGGCTGAAAGCCAGGCCGTGCAACAAAGCCGTGAGGGCTCGACGCGGATTCACAAACCGGCCGTTCAAACTCGCATTGATGCAATCACCAAAGCGGACAGCCAGCGCCAATCACCGTTTGCGGCACGCATCGAGGTTCAGCGTGAGCGCTTGAATCTGCCCGCATTCCCGACCACCACTATTGGTTCGTTCCCGCAAACAGCGTCAATTCGTCTGGCGCGTCAGTCCTGGAAGCAAGGCAAGCTGTCGGTCAATGACTACACCGATGCCATGCACAGCGAAATCCGCCAGGCCGTGCAGATTCAGGAGCGTTTGGGGCTGGATGTCCTGGTGCATGGTGAAGCCGAGCGTAACGACATGGTGGAGTACTTCGCCGAGCAACTGGAGGGCTACGTATTTACCCAATACGGCTGGGTTCAGAGCTATGGTTCGCGCTGCGTAAAACCGGCCATTATTTTTGGCGATGTGAGTCGCCCCAAAGCCATGACTGTGGAATGGATCAAGTATGCGCAGGGCCTGACCGACAAAGTGATGAAAGGTATGCTGACCGGGCCTGTGACCATGCTGATGTGGTCATTCCCCCGCGAAGATGTCTCGCGTAAGGTCCAGGCACAGCAGTTGGCGCTGGCGATCCGCGATGAAGTGCTCGATCTGGAAAAAGCCGGGATCAAAATTGTCCAGATAGACGAAGCGGCTTTTCGTGAAGGCTTGCCGCTGCGTCGTGCGCAGTGGCAGGACTACCTGGACTGGGCGGTGGAAGCTTTCCGTTTGTGCGCCTCAGGTGTGGCTGATGAGACCCAGATTCACACTCACATGTGTTACAGCGAGTTCAATGATGTCATCCAGTCGATTGCCGAGATGGACGCGGACGTCATAACCATTGAAACCTCGCGTTCGGACATGGAACTGCTGAAGGCGTTTGAAGCGTTCGACTATCCGAACGATATCGGCCCGGGCGTGTATGACATCCACTCTCCACGAGTACCGGACACGGACGAGATGGTCAAATTGCTGAGCAAGGCGGCGCAGCACATTTCGTCCGAGCGCTTGTGGGTCAATCCGGACTGCGGCCTCAAAACCCGTGCCTGGGCCGAGACTGAAGCCGCGCTGATCAATATGGTCGCCGCCGCGCGCCAGTTGAGGACGCAAGCGGCGTAA
- a CDS encoding LysE family translocator, whose amino-acid sequence MMPVHELLIFAAACLLMVLTPGPNMIYLISRSICQGRKAGVTSLIGVVGGFFVHMLAAAAGLTAVFLAVPMAYEVLKWAGALYLLWMAWQALKPGARSPFEAQELAPDSSSKLVLMGFMTSVLNPKVAVFYLSVFPQFINPDYGSMFTQSILLGLTQISVSFTVNLLIALFASGIAVWFVRNPLWLMLQRYVMGFVLGALAVKLMLEQRKTV is encoded by the coding sequence ATGATGCCTGTTCATGAACTGCTGATTTTTGCTGCCGCTTGCCTGCTGATGGTTTTGACGCCGGGACCGAATATGATTTATCTGATTTCGCGCTCAATCTGCCAGGGCCGCAAAGCCGGAGTCACGTCGTTGATCGGGGTTGTTGGCGGCTTCTTTGTGCATATGCTTGCAGCCGCAGCCGGATTGACCGCAGTATTTCTGGCCGTTCCGATGGCATATGAGGTACTGAAGTGGGCCGGGGCGTTGTACCTGCTGTGGATGGCCTGGCAAGCGCTGAAACCGGGCGCTCGCTCACCGTTTGAAGCGCAGGAGCTGGCGCCGGACTCCTCGTCGAAACTGGTGCTGATGGGCTTTATGACCAGCGTATTGAATCCCAAGGTCGCGGTGTTTTACCTGTCCGTTTTTCCGCAATTCATCAATCCGGACTACGGCTCGATGTTCACCCAAAGTATCCTGTTGGGCCTGACCCAAATCAGTGTCAGTTTCACCGTAAACCTGCTGATTGCTCTGTTTGCCTCGGGCATCGCCGTGTGGTTTGTGCGTAACCCGCTATGGCTGATGCTACAGCGCTATGTCATGGGCTTCGTGCTGGGGGCCCTGGCGGTCAAACTGATGCTGGAACAACGTAAAACCGTATAA
- a CDS encoding NUDIX hydrolase, which yields MTLSDICTAPTPRIIRIAAAVLIGPDGRTLLVRKRGTRAFMQPGGKIEAHEQPVMALVRELEEELALVIDPAKATYLGHFSAPAVNEPGYEVQAEVFLLHIDQVVAPAAEIEEVQWIDPNGDGGLQLAPLTREVILPFYRDVVLTAV from the coding sequence GTGACTCTTTCTGACATCTGCACCGCCCCAACGCCTCGTATCATTCGAATTGCCGCTGCCGTTTTGATCGGTCCGGATGGTCGAACCTTGCTGGTGCGCAAGCGCGGAACTCGGGCGTTCATGCAGCCCGGCGGTAAAATCGAAGCCCACGAACAACCTGTCATGGCTCTGGTCCGGGAGCTTGAAGAAGAACTGGCGCTGGTAATCGATCCTGCGAAGGCGACTTATCTGGGCCACTTCTCAGCGCCTGCGGTCAATGAGCCGGGTTATGAGGTGCAGGCAGAGGTGTTTCTGCTGCATATCGATCAAGTCGTGGCTCCCGCTGCGGAAATTGAAGAAGTGCAATGGATCGATCCGAACGGTGATGGAGGTTTGCAACTGGCGCCTTTGACCCGCGAAGTGATCCTGCCGTTTTATCGTGATGTTGTGTTGACCGCTGTCTGA
- a CDS encoding GNAT family N-acetyltransferase: protein MAIELLDPSHARAYRQLMLEAYALHPEAFVSTIAHREKLPLSWWEAQLEDELSAIFGAFVDDHLAGIVGLAFEPWDEAQHKATLFGLYVPQAFRGHALGEHLIQAVVSLAEEEPEIKVIELTVSAGSKAALALYRRCGFEQSGLEDCAIRAGEDYYDRVHMRRLVEKGLQAGF, encoded by the coding sequence ATGGCTATAGAACTGCTTGACCCCTCGCACGCCAGGGCCTATCGCCAGTTAATGCTGGAGGCCTATGCGCTGCATCCTGAAGCGTTTGTTTCAACCATCGCCCATCGTGAAAAGTTGCCGCTGAGCTGGTGGGAGGCGCAGCTGGAGGATGAGTTGAGTGCCATTTTTGGCGCTTTTGTCGATGACCACTTGGCAGGCATCGTCGGTTTGGCCTTCGAGCCCTGGGACGAAGCCCAGCATAAGGCCACCTTGTTTGGTTTATATGTACCGCAGGCCTTTCGCGGGCATGCGCTGGGCGAACACCTGATACAGGCGGTAGTGTCATTGGCGGAGGAAGAGCCCGAGATCAAGGTGATCGAGCTGACCGTCAGCGCCGGCAGTAAAGCCGCACTGGCGCTGTACCGGCGTTGCGGCTTTGAACAGTCGGGGCTCGAGGACTGCGCGATCCGGGCAGGAGAAGACTATTACGACCGCGTCCATATGCGGCGATTGGTTGAGAAGGGCTTGCAGGCAGGATTCTGA